The following proteins are co-located in the [Pasteurella] mairii genome:
- the mreC gene encoding rod shape-determining protein MreC codes for MKPIFTKSPPLGIRLMIAVTLSIALILFDGKTNTMIAVRSVMETAIGGLYYLANTPRTLLDSVSDNLADTNRLQFENKALREQLREKNADLLLLDQLKVENQRLRLLLNSPLRTDEYKKIAEVLTAETDIYRQQVVINQGDKDGAYVGQPVIDEKGVIGQIISVGENTSRVLLLTDVTHAIPVQVLRNDVRVIASGTGRTDELTLDNVPRSVDIVKGDLLVTSGLGGRFLEGYPVAIVENVSRDSKNYFATITAKPLASLDRLRYLLLLWPTNEDMRKAQSITPEEVRKAVQQRLESQAAAALNSSAANKITKSKVEENEAPVPAEDLPLEIPEIQLPEPINPEQLPHREED; via the coding sequence ATGAAACCTATTTTCACCAAATCACCTCCCCTTGGCATCCGTTTAATGATTGCTGTAACATTGTCGATCGCATTAATTTTATTTGATGGTAAAACCAATACTATGATTGCGGTACGCAGTGTAATGGAAACTGCTATCGGTGGTTTATATTATCTTGCCAACACGCCACGCACCCTGTTAGACAGCGTATCCGATAATCTGGCAGATACCAATCGCTTGCAATTTGAAAATAAAGCCTTGCGCGAACAATTGCGGGAAAAAAACGCCGATTTATTACTGTTGGATCAACTGAAAGTGGAAAATCAACGCTTGCGTTTGCTACTAAATTCGCCACTGCGCACCGACGAATATAAAAAAATTGCTGAAGTATTAACCGCGGAAACGGATATTTATCGCCAGCAAGTGGTGATTAACCAAGGGGATAAAGACGGCGCTTACGTTGGACAGCCGGTGATCGACGAAAAAGGGGTGATTGGGCAAATCATCTCCGTCGGGGAAAATACCAGCCGCGTGTTGCTACTCACTGATGTTACCCATGCCATTCCGGTGCAAGTATTACGTAATGATGTTCGCGTCATTGCCAGCGGTACCGGTCGCACGGACGAATTGACATTAGATAATGTACCGCGTTCTGTTGATATTGTGAAAGGCGATTTATTGGTCACCTCCGGTTTAGGCGGACGCTTTTTGGAGGGGTATCCAGTAGCCATTGTGGAAAATGTATCCCGTGACAGTAAAAATTATTTCGCCACTATCACCGCAAAACCGCTTGCTTCGCTCGATCGCTTACGTTATTTGTTGCTCTTGTGGCCGACCAATGAAGATATGCGCAAAGCACAATCTATCACACCGGAAGAAGTACGCAAAGCGGTACAACAACGTCTTGAAAGCCAAGCGGCAGCTGCCTTAAATTCATCCGCTGCCAATAAAATAACGAAATCAAAAGTGGAAGAAAATGAGGCGCCGGTACCGGCGGAAGATTTGCCACTGGAAATACCAGAAATACAACTGCCAGAGCCGATTAACCCAGAGCAGTTGCCACATAGGGAGGAAGATTAA
- the pnuC gene encoding nicotinamide riboside transporter PnuC, which translates to MNNLLQHLKNELFGGWKLFEVIWIFLFLAAQIFAYIQEPDSLLAMISGIAGILCVVFVGKGKISNYLFGLIFAYTYFYVAWDNKFYGEMTTTLYVYIPAQFIGYFLWKKNMRSDKTQELVEAKFLTFKGWTTLISVVFVGSVAFISFLKTTDGQSVTLDGITTVLVVAAQLLMVLRYREQWLLWIILNILSIVLWAQTPAMYLMYGAYLLNSLYGYYNWSKLAKKTT; encoded by the coding sequence ATGAATAATCTGTTACAACATCTTAAAAATGAACTTTTCGGCGGCTGGAAGCTCTTTGAAGTCATTTGGATTTTTCTTTTTTTAGCGGCACAAATTTTTGCCTATATACAAGAACCTGACTCACTCCTCGCCATGATCTCAGGTATTGCGGGCATTCTGTGCGTCGTTTTTGTCGGAAAAGGAAAAATTAGTAACTACTTGTTTGGTCTAATTTTCGCTTACACTTACTTTTATGTGGCATGGGACAATAAATTCTACGGTGAAATGACCACTACGCTTTACGTCTATATTCCAGCGCAATTTATCGGCTACTTTTTATGGAAAAAAAATATGCGTAGTGACAAAACACAAGAGCTTGTAGAAGCTAAATTTTTAACCTTCAAAGGCTGGACAACCCTAATTAGTGTTGTCTTTGTCGGTTCCGTCGCCTTTATCAGCTTTTTAAAAACGACTGATGGACAATCCGTAACACTAGATGGAATAACCACCGTGTTAGTAGTTGCTGCACAATTATTAATGGTCTTGCGTTATAGAGAGCAATGGCTTCTATGGATTATCCTCAACATTCTATCTATTGTTTTATGGGCGCAAACGCCAGCAATGTACTTAATGTATGGGGCGTACTTATTAAATTCCTTATACGGTTATTACAACTGGTCCAAACTGGCGAAAAAAACTACCTAA
- the murQ gene encoding N-acetylmuramic acid 6-phosphate etherase yields MTEKNLLNHLAQLVTEQRNPHSICLDQLSAAEIVRLMNEEDQKVVLAVADCLPQITLAVEKIVTGFAQGGRLIYLGAGTSGRLGVLDASECPPTFSVSPEQVKGVIAGGDYAIRHAVEGAEDDPLAAVNDLQQLGFCAQDVLVGIAASGRTPYVIGGLEYAKQLGATTVALSSNPQTRMTEIADIAITTVVGPEILTGSSRLKSGTAQKLVLNMLSTASMVLLGKCYQNLMVDVKVSNEKLYARAIRIVMQATECDKAEAEVTLMQADNQPKLAILMLLSGLDKSSAQALLQANGGRLSQALSV; encoded by the coding sequence ATGACAGAAAAAAATTTGTTAAATCATTTGGCGCAGTTAGTTACCGAGCAGCGTAATCCGCATTCGATATGTTTGGATCAGTTGTCGGCGGCGGAAATTGTGCGTTTGATGAATGAAGAAGATCAAAAAGTGGTGTTGGCGGTGGCGGATTGTTTGCCGCAGATTACTTTAGCGGTGGAGAAGATTGTGACGGGATTTGCTCAAGGTGGGCGCTTGATTTATCTCGGTGCGGGTACTAGCGGGCGTTTAGGTGTGTTGGATGCGTCGGAATGTCCGCCGACCTTTAGTGTGTCGCCGGAGCAGGTAAAAGGCGTGATAGCTGGTGGGGATTATGCTATTCGTCATGCGGTGGAAGGTGCTGAGGATGATCCTTTGGCGGCGGTTAACGATTTGCAGCAATTGGGATTTTGCGCGCAAGATGTGCTGGTTGGTATTGCGGCAAGCGGGCGGACGCCTTATGTTATTGGTGGTTTGGAATATGCCAAACAATTGGGGGCGACGACGGTGGCGTTAAGCAGCAATCCGCAAACTAGAATGACGGAGATCGCCGATATTGCGATCACGACCGTTGTCGGACCGGAAATTTTGACTGGCTCCAGTCGCTTAAAATCTGGCACCGCGCAAAAATTGGTGTTGAATATGTTAAGCACTGCGTCCATGGTACTGTTGGGGAAATGCTATCAGAATTTGATGGTGGATGTTAAAGTGAGCAACGAAAAGCTATACGCGCGCGCTATTCGGATTGTGATGCAAGCGACGGAATGTGACAAAGCGGAGGCGGAGGTGACATTGATGCAAGCGGATAATCAGCCGAAATTAGCAATTTTGATGTTGTTATCAGGGCTGGATAAATCAAGTGCACAGGCGTTATTACAAGCAAATGGTGGGCGTTTAAGTCAGGCGTTGAGCGTGTGA
- the uvrA gene encoding UvrABC system protein A: MEKIEIRGARTHNLKNINLTIPRDKLIVITGLSGSGKSSLAFDTLYAEGQRRYVESLSAYARQFLSLMEKPDVDHIEGLSPAISIEQKSTSHNPRSTVGTITEIHDYLRLLFARVGEPRCPKHDVPLAAQTISQMVDNVLALPAESKMMLLAPIVKERKGEHVKILENIASQGYIRARIDGEICDLSDPPKLELQKKHTIEVVVDRFKVRNDIATRLAESFETALELSGGTVVVADMDNPDVPELVFSANFACPHCGYSIPELEPRLFSFNNPAGACPTCDGLGVQQYFDEKRVIQNPSVSLAAGAIKGWDRRNFYYYQMLTSLAKHYQFDIDAPFETLPKKIQDIVLHGSGKEEIEFQYMNDRGDVVLRRHSFEGILNNMARRYKETESMSVREELAKNISNRPCADCGGSRLRPEARHVYIGQANLPDISEKSIGEALNFVSELSLSGQKAHIADKILKEIKERLQFLVNVGLNYLSLSRSAETLSGGEAQRIRLASQIGAGLVGVMYVLDEPSIGLHQRDNERLLNTLIHLRNLGNTVIVVEHDEDAIMAADHIIDIGPGAGVHGGNVVAQGNAQEIMANPNSLTGKFLSRVEKIEIPKKRTTLDKKKILKLVGASGNNLKNVNLDIPVGLFTCITGVSGSGKSTLINDTLFPLAQNALNRAENRQSAPYKAIKGLAFFDKVIDIDQSPIGRTPRSNPATYTGLFTPIRELFAGVPESRARGYNPGRFSFNVRGGRCEACQGDGVIKVEMHFLPDVYVACDHCKGKRYNRETLEIRYKGKTIHQVLDMTVEEAREFFDAIPMIARKLQTLIDVGLSYIRLGQSSTTLSGGEAQRVKLATELSKRDTGKTLYILDEPTTGLHFADIKQLLEVLHRLRDQGNTIVVIEHNLDVIKTADWIVDLGPEGGSGGGQIIATGTPEQVAQVEGSHTARFLKPILQKT; encoded by the coding sequence ATGGAAAAAATTGAGATCCGCGGGGCAAGAACCCACAATTTAAAAAATATCAACCTTACCATTCCTCGCGATAAATTAATCGTGATCACCGGTTTATCCGGTTCGGGAAAATCTTCCCTTGCTTTTGATACCCTCTATGCAGAGGGGCAACGACGTTACGTGGAATCCCTCTCTGCTTATGCTCGTCAATTTTTGTCCTTGATGGAAAAACCGGATGTGGATCACATCGAGGGACTTTCACCAGCGATTTCCATTGAGCAAAAATCCACCTCCCACAACCCGCGTTCAACAGTGGGAACCATCACGGAAATTCACGATTATTTGCGCTTACTGTTTGCGCGCGTCGGCGAGCCGCGCTGCCCAAAACACGACGTTCCTTTAGCCGCGCAAACCATCAGCCAAATGGTAGATAACGTTTTAGCCTTGCCAGCGGAAAGTAAAATGATGTTGTTGGCTCCTATCGTTAAAGAGCGCAAAGGGGAACACGTTAAAATACTCGAAAATATTGCCTCACAAGGGTATATTCGTGCTCGTATTGATGGTGAAATTTGCGATTTATCCGATCCGCCTAAATTAGAATTGCAAAAAAAACATACCATTGAAGTCGTCGTTGATCGCTTTAAAGTGCGCAATGATATTGCCACGCGTTTAGCGGAATCCTTTGAAACTGCCCTAGAGCTTTCTGGCGGTACTGTTGTGGTGGCGGATATGGACAATCCGGACGTACCTGAATTGGTCTTTTCTGCTAATTTTGCTTGTCCCCATTGTGGTTACTCCATTCCAGAGTTAGAACCTCGTCTATTTTCCTTTAATAACCCTGCGGGGGCTTGTCCGACCTGTGATGGCTTGGGCGTACAGCAGTATTTTGACGAAAAGCGCGTGATCCAAAATCCAAGTGTTTCTTTAGCGGCGGGCGCGATCAAAGGCTGGGATCGACGAAATTTTTATTATTATCAAATGTTAACCTCCCTCGCCAAACATTATCAATTCGATATTGATGCGCCCTTTGAGACGTTACCGAAAAAAATTCAAGATATTGTTTTGCACGGTTCGGGCAAAGAGGAAATTGAATTTCAATACATGAATGATCGCGGCGATGTGGTGCTGCGTCGCCATAGTTTTGAAGGCATCCTAAACAACATGGCGAGACGCTACAAAGAAACTGAATCCATGTCGGTACGCGAAGAATTAGCGAAGAATATCAGCAATCGTCCTTGTGCCGATTGTGGCGGTTCTCGTTTGCGCCCGGAAGCGCGCCATGTCTATATCGGTCAAGCCAATTTGCCGGATATCTCGGAAAAAAGTATCGGCGAAGCATTAAATTTTGTCAGCGAACTCTCCCTTTCTGGGCAAAAAGCCCATATTGCGGATAAAATTTTAAAAGAAATCAAAGAGCGCCTACAATTTTTGGTCAATGTCGGGTTAAATTATTTGTCCCTTTCCCGTTCCGCAGAAACCCTTTCCGGCGGTGAAGCGCAGCGCATTCGCTTGGCAAGCCAAATCGGTGCCGGTTTAGTCGGCGTGATGTATGTGCTGGACGAACCCTCTATTGGCTTACATCAACGAGATAATGAGCGTTTGCTAAATACCTTGATCCACTTACGTAATTTAGGCAACACGGTGATCGTGGTTGAGCATGACGAAGACGCTATCATGGCGGCGGATCATATTATTGATATCGGTCCTGGCGCCGGTGTGCATGGCGGTAATGTGGTGGCGCAAGGTAACGCGCAAGAAATTATGGCAAATCCAAATTCCTTGACTGGTAAATTTTTATCCCGTGTAGAAAAAATCGAAATTCCGAAAAAACGCACCACACTTGATAAGAAAAAAATCCTTAAATTAGTGGGCGCCAGTGGCAATAACTTGAAAAATGTCAACTTAGATATTCCAGTCGGTTTATTTACCTGTATCACCGGTGTTTCTGGCTCGGGAAAATCCACATTAATCAATGACACCTTATTTCCACTGGCGCAAAATGCCCTTAATCGCGCAGAAAATAGACAGTCTGCTCCCTACAAAGCCATCAAAGGCTTGGCGTTTTTTGACAAAGTGATCGATATTGACCAAAGTCCTATCGGACGCACGCCGCGTTCTAATCCGGCAACCTATACAGGGCTGTTTACCCCTATTCGCGAACTGTTTGCCGGTGTGCCGGAATCTCGGGCGCGCGGCTATAACCCCGGACGTTTTAGTTTCAACGTCCGCGGCGGGCGTTGTGAAGCCTGCCAAGGCGACGGTGTGATTAAAGTGGAAATGCACTTTTTGCCAGATGTTTATGTTGCCTGTGATCATTGTAAAGGCAAGCGCTACAACCGCGAGACCTTGGAAATTCGCTACAAAGGGAAAACCATCCATCAAGTCTTAGATATGACTGTGGAAGAAGCGCGCGAATTTTTTGACGCTATCCCAATGATCGCGCGCAAATTGCAAACCTTAATTGACGTAGGCTTGTCCTATATTCGCTTAGGACAATCGTCCACTACCCTCTCCGGCGGCGAAGCACAACGGGTAAAACTGGCAACGGAATTATCCAAACGGGATACGGGTAAAACCTTGTATATTCTTGACGAGCCGACAACTGGCTTGCACTTTGCCGATATTAAGCAATTATTAGAAGTGCTACACCGCTTGCGTGATCAAGGTAATACCATTGTGGTGATTGAACATAATTTAGACGTTATCAAAACCGCAGACTGGATCGTCGATCTCGGACCGGAAGGCGGTAGCGGCGGCGGTCAAATTATCGCTACAGGAACGCCGGAACAAGTGGCGCAAGTAGAGGGATCACATACTGCCCGCTTCCTTAAACCGATTTTGCAAAAAACCTAA
- the ygaU gene encoding peptidoglycan-binding Lysin subgroup family protein: MGLFDFVGDIGKKLFSKKEDASEAVTQHIAEDNPGVENVSVKVEDGVAKLEGKAVSAEALEKAVLMAGNVIGINSVNVDNVAIASGEQLAGDDEFYVIQKGDTLWKIAEKAYGNGAKYTAIVAANKEVIKDADKIFPGQKIRLPKSL, translated from the coding sequence ATGGGTTTATTTGATTTTGTGGGCGACATCGGTAAAAAACTTTTCTCTAAAAAAGAGGATGCCTCTGAAGCAGTTACGCAGCACATTGCGGAAGATAATCCGGGGGTGGAAAATGTATCGGTGAAAGTGGAGGATGGAGTAGCAAAATTAGAAGGTAAAGCAGTTTCGGCGGAAGCGTTGGAAAAAGCGGTGTTGATGGCGGGTAACGTGATCGGTATTAACTCGGTGAATGTGGATAACGTTGCGATTGCCAGCGGCGAGCAATTAGCCGGTGATGATGAGTTTTATGTGATCCAAAAAGGCGATACGCTTTGGAAAATTGCGGAAAAGGCTTATGGTAATGGTGCGAAATATACTGCGATTGTGGCGGCAAATAAAGAAGTGATCAAAGATGCCGATAAGATTTTCCCGGGACAAAAAATTCGCTTGCCGAAATCTTTATAA
- the ssb2_1 gene encoding single-stranded DNA-binding protein, with protein MAGVNKVIIVGNLGNDPEIRTMPNGEAVANISVATSESWLDKMTNERREVTEWHRIVFYRRQAEVAGEYLRKGSKVYVEGRLRTRKWQDQNGQDRYTTEIQGDVLQMLDSRSDRSNAYAQTSAPRPMATTKPASAPQQPKSPEPPLDDFDDNIPF; from the coding sequence ATGGCAGGAGTAAATAAAGTAATTATTGTTGGTAATTTAGGCAATGACCCAGAAATCCGTACCATGCCGAATGGCGAAGCGGTAGCGAATATCAGCGTAGCAACCAGTGAAAGTTGGTTAGATAAAATGACGAACGAACGTCGTGAAGTAACTGAATGGCACCGCATTGTTTTTTATCGTCGTCAAGCGGAAGTCGCGGGAGAATATTTGCGCAAAGGTTCGAAAGTTTACGTAGAAGGTCGTTTAAGAACCCGCAAATGGCAAGATCAAAATGGTCAAGATCGCTATACCACGGAAATTCAAGGGGATGTATTGCAAATGTTAGACAGCCGCTCTGATCGCAGTAATGCTTATGCCCAAACCAGCGCCCCTCGTCCAATGGCAACAACAAAACCGGCATCAGCGCCTCAACAACCAAAATCCCCAGAACCACCACTTGATGATTTTGATGATAATATTCCATTTTAA
- the tig gene encoding trigger factor produces the protein MSLNIETTQGLERRVSITVPAATVEQAVREELKRVAKNARVDGFRKGKVPAQIIEKRFGASVRQDVLGDLLQKHFFTAVIDSKINLAGRPNFTVEQFESGKDLTFSATFEVYPEVQLQGLEQIKVEKPVVEISEADVDKMVDVLRKQQATWAEKQEAANADDRVTLDFVGSVDGEEFEGGKANDFVLAMGQGRMIPGFEEGVVGHKAGESFEIDVTFPEEYHAENLKGKAAKFAITLKKVEVMVLPELTDEFVAKFGPTTKTVDDLRNEIRKNMQRELKNALTARVKNQVIDGLLAQNAIDVPAAAVEQEIETLRSQAAQRFGGNAQQAAQLPRELFEEQAKRRVQVGLLLSEVIASNELKADEDRVKTMIADIASAYEQPQEVIEYYSKNKELMNNIRNVVLEEQAVDAVLAKAQVSEKAASFDEVMSPQA, from the coding sequence ATGTCATTAAATATTGAAACAACTCAAGGTCTTGAGCGTCGTGTAAGCATTACGGTTCCGGCGGCAACGGTTGAACAAGCAGTACGTGAAGAATTAAAACGCGTGGCAAAAAATGCCCGTGTTGATGGTTTCCGTAAAGGTAAAGTGCCGGCACAAATTATTGAAAAACGTTTTGGTGCATCTGTGCGTCAAGATGTGTTAGGTGATCTATTGCAAAAACATTTCTTTACTGCGGTTATCGACAGCAAAATCAATTTAGCCGGACGCCCTAACTTTACTGTTGAACAATTTGAAAGTGGCAAAGATTTAACTTTTAGTGCGACCTTTGAAGTCTATCCGGAAGTTCAATTGCAAGGTTTAGAGCAAATTAAAGTAGAAAAACCGGTTGTAGAAATCAGCGAAGCTGATGTGGATAAAATGGTTGACGTTTTGCGTAAACAACAAGCTACTTGGGCAGAAAAACAAGAAGCAGCAAACGCAGATGATCGCGTTACCCTTGATTTCGTAGGTTCTGTGGACGGTGAAGAATTTGAAGGCGGCAAAGCGAATGATTTCGTATTGGCGATGGGACAAGGTCGTATGATCCCAGGCTTTGAAGAAGGCGTTGTTGGTCATAAAGCCGGTGAAAGTTTTGAGATTGATGTGACTTTCCCTGAAGAATATCATGCAGAAAACCTAAAAGGGAAAGCAGCGAAATTTGCCATTACCTTGAAAAAAGTAGAAGTGATGGTGTTACCAGAGTTAACGGATGAATTCGTGGCAAAATTCGGTCCAACCACCAAAACCGTTGACGATTTGCGCAATGAAATTCGCAAAAATATGCAACGTGAATTGAAAAATGCGTTAACTGCACGGGTTAAAAATCAAGTGATCGACGGTTTATTGGCGCAAAATGCCATTGATGTTCCGGCAGCCGCAGTTGAGCAAGAAATCGAAACTTTACGTAGCCAAGCGGCACAACGCTTTGGCGGTAACGCACAACAGGCTGCTCAATTACCACGTGAATTGTTTGAAGAACAAGCAAAACGTCGTGTACAAGTGGGATTATTGTTGTCTGAAGTGATCGCTTCTAACGAGTTGAAAGCAGATGAAGATCGTGTGAAAACAATGATTGCTGATATTGCCTCTGCTTACGAACAACCGCAAGAAGTAATCGAGTATTATAGCAAAAACAAAGAGTTAATGAATAATATTCGTAACGTGGTATTAGAAGAGCAAGCCGTTGATGCGGTATTGGCGAAAGCGCAAGTATCAGAAAAAGCAGCTTCTTTTGATGAGGTGATGAGCCCGCAAGCGTAA
- the mreD gene encoding rod shape-determining protein MreD yields the protein MRDNFFLQVLIITCIFIIAMVLEIAPWPASLQSFKPAWLVLILMYWVLSIPTKVSIGSAFILGVIWDLVLGSILGVHALVLSVFAYLIAINNLILRNMSLWMQSILVILFIFALRLGIFLIELLLHSAYFNWQEIFGAIASGLLWPWIFLLLRKVQQQLHLQ from the coding sequence ATGCGTGATAACTTTTTTCTGCAAGTATTGATCATAACCTGTATTTTTATTATCGCAATGGTCTTGGAAATTGCCCCTTGGCCTGCCAGTTTACAAAGTTTCAAACCGGCTTGGTTAGTACTGATACTTATGTATTGGGTACTCTCCATTCCAACCAAAGTCAGTATCGGCTCCGCCTTTATTCTTGGCGTGATCTGGGATTTAGTATTGGGTTCTATTCTTGGTGTACACGCGTTGGTCTTGTCAGTGTTTGCTTATTTAATTGCCATTAACAATTTGATTTTGCGCAATATGTCATTATGGATGCAAAGTATCTTAGTCATTTTGTTTATCTTTGCCCTACGCCTTGGCATCTTCTTAATTGAACTACTGTTACATAGCGCTTATTTTAATTGGCAGGAAATTTTCGGCGCCATTGCCAGCGGTTTGCTATGGCCTTGGATTTTCTTATTATTACGCAAAGTACAGCAACAATTGCATTTGCAATAA
- the mreB gene encoding rod shape-determining protein MreB: MLLKKIRGLFSNDLSIDLGTANTLIYVKGQGIVLDEPSVVAIRRDRIGSLKSIAAVGKEAKLMLGRTPKSIEAIRPMKDGVIADFSVTEKMLQYFIKQVHSGNFMRPSPRVLVCVPAGATQVERRAIKESAIGAGAREVYLIEEPMAAAIGAKLPVSTATGSMIIDIGGGTTEVAVISLNGIVYSSSVRIGGDRFDEAIIAYVRRTFGSIIGEPTAERIKQEIGIAYIQNEDEVKEMEVHGHNLAEGAPRTFSVTSRDVLEALQQPLNGIITAVRTALEECQPEHAADIFERGIVLTGGGALLRNFDVLLSKETGVPVIVAEDPLTCVARGGGEALDMIDMHGGDIFSDEV; this comes from the coding sequence ATGCTATTAAAAAAAATTCGTGGTTTATTTTCCAACGATCTTTCCATCGATCTCGGTACAGCAAATACATTAATTTACGTTAAAGGACAAGGCATCGTCTTAGATGAACCTTCTGTTGTGGCAATCCGTCGCGACCGTATCGGCTCGTTAAAAAGTATCGCGGCAGTCGGTAAAGAAGCCAAATTAATGTTGGGAAGAACGCCAAAAAGTATTGAAGCTATCCGACCAATGAAAGACGGAGTTATCGCTGACTTCTCCGTCACCGAAAAAATGTTGCAATACTTTATTAAACAAGTACATAGCGGCAATTTTATGCGCCCAAGCCCGCGTGTTTTAGTTTGCGTCCCGGCGGGGGCGACCCAAGTAGAACGTCGTGCAATCAAAGAGTCTGCCATTGGCGCCGGCGCACGTGAAGTGTATCTTATTGAAGAACCAATGGCAGCGGCAATCGGCGCGAAATTGCCGGTCTCCACCGCAACCGGCTCAATGATCATTGATATCGGTGGCGGTACTACCGAAGTAGCGGTTATCTCATTAAACGGTATCGTATATTCATCTTCTGTACGGATCGGCGGGGATCGTTTCGACGAAGCCATCATTGCCTACGTTCGCCGCACCTTCGGCTCCATCATTGGCGAGCCAACCGCAGAACGTATCAAGCAAGAAATTGGAATTGCTTATATTCAAAACGAAGACGAAGTCAAAGAAATGGAAGTGCATGGACATAATTTAGCCGAAGGCGCGCCACGTACTTTCAGCGTCACATCACGTGATGTACTAGAAGCCTTACAACAACCGCTAAATGGGATTATCACCGCAGTGCGCACTGCCTTGGAAGAATGTCAGCCGGAACACGCTGCCGATATTTTTGAGCGAGGTATTGTCTTAACCGGCGGTGGTGCATTATTACGCAATTTTGATGTGTTATTATCAAAAGAAACCGGTGTTCCTGTGATCGTGGCAGAAGATCCGTTAACCTGTGTTGCACGTGGCGGCGGTGAAGCCCTTGATATGATCGATATGCATGGTGGCGACATCTTTAGTGATGAAGTTTAA